Proteins encoded in a region of the Anoxybacillus amylolyticus genome:
- the yqiS gene encoding phosphate butyryltransferase, whose protein sequence is MKLQTLVDKATQSTDITVAVAAAEDEEVIEAVTMALHHQFGRFLLYGDRDKITKLLKNYPTNDNVQIIHANSVAEVAELAVKAVHSNEANVLMKGNIPTATILKAVLHKEYGLRTGNVLSHVAVFEIPNYDRYMIVTDAAMNIAPDLDQKMQIIANAVTVAKAIGIDTPKVAPLAAVEVVNPAMAATIDAAALTMMNERGQLKGCIVNGPLALDNAVSELAAAHKGITNEVAGKADILLVPDIEAGNILYKSLVYFANAKVGAVIAGAKAPIVLTSRADSAESKLYSLALAVCSASK, encoded by the coding sequence ATGAAGCTGCAAACACTCGTAGATAAAGCAACCCAATCTACCGATATTACGGTAGCTGTCGCGGCAGCGGAAGACGAAGAAGTTATTGAAGCTGTGACGATGGCGTTACATCATCAGTTTGGTCGCTTTCTTTTATATGGAGATCGCGACAAAATTACCAAATTGTTAAAAAACTACCCAACAAACGATAACGTTCAAATCATTCATGCGAATTCCGTCGCGGAAGTGGCAGAACTTGCAGTAAAAGCTGTTCACTCGAACGAAGCGAATGTACTAATGAAAGGAAATATCCCGACCGCTACCATTTTAAAAGCGGTTCTTCATAAAGAATATGGGTTGCGAACAGGCAATGTGCTCTCGCATGTCGCCGTGTTTGAAATCCCGAACTACGACCGCTACATGATCGTTACTGACGCGGCGATGAATATCGCACCAGATTTAGACCAAAAGATGCAAATTATTGCAAACGCAGTAACCGTTGCGAAAGCAATCGGCATTGATACGCCGAAAGTTGCGCCGCTCGCGGCCGTCGAAGTCGTCAACCCAGCGATGGCGGCGACAATTGATGCAGCTGCGTTAACGATGATGAACGAAAGAGGTCAGTTAAAAGGCTGTATCGTCAACGGTCCATTAGCGCTTGATAACGCGGTGTCAGAACTTGCAGCAGCCCATAAAGGGATAACAAATGAAGTGGCAGGAAAAGCTGATATTTTGCTTGTTCCTGACATTGAAGCAGGAAATATTTTATATAAGTCACTCGTTTATTTTGCGAATGCAAAAGTGGGCGCTGTCATTGCAGGGGCAAAAGCGCCGATTGTATTAACGTCGCGCGCCGACTCGGCAGAAAGCAAACTTTATTCGCTAGCACTTGCGGTTTGTTCCGCATCTAAATAA
- a CDS encoding sigma-54 interaction domain-containing protein, translating into MKKALIVGAGKGGTALLKIFQKAATIEVVAVIDRDPRALGIALAAAMNIPTGSDWRPFLTDAIDIVVEATGEKGVFEEIRQKRHKNTVVIPGEVAYIIAELVEEKETLITTLKSETARRDLIFNSTHDGMIVVDEFAYITHMNDSAASMIEVDKQEAIGKHILQIIPTSGLPRVLKTRQMELHQELALENGRKIITTRIPMTDEAGRLLGALAVFKDVTEVMQLAEELTNLKEIRMMLEAIIHSSEEAISVVDEYGNGILINPAYTRITGLSEEEVIGKPATADIAEGESMHMQVLKTRKPVRGVRMKVGPKNRDVIVNVAPIIVDGTLKGSVGIIHDVSEIQRLTNELNRARQIIRTLEAKYSFADIIGTSEEMMVAIEQAKLAAKTPATILLRGESGTGKELFAHAIHNASDRKYNKFIRVNCAAISESLLESELFGYEEGAFSGAKRGGKRGLFEEANNGSIFLDEIGELSANTQAKLLRVLQEREIVRVGGTKPIPINVRVIAATNVHLEKAIAAGTFREDLYYRLNRMPIHIPPLRARKQDIPALCQHLIHKLNQDYGRNVEGVTEEALDYLSSYDWPGNVRELENVLGRAMIFMKFNETWIDIHHIPPLQILPDRKDEVIMSEDLRPLDEMLEQYEAQIIEAALRACHGNKTATAKRLNISIRNLYYKLEKYGLAKTYMQ; encoded by the coding sequence ATGAAAAAAGCATTAATTGTAGGCGCTGGAAAAGGAGGAACAGCACTACTAAAAATTTTCCAGAAAGCAGCAACAATCGAAGTCGTCGCAGTCATTGACCGTGACCCTCGCGCGCTAGGGATCGCCTTAGCTGCCGCCATGAATATTCCAACAGGCAGCGATTGGAGGCCATTTTTAACAGATGCAATCGACATTGTCGTCGAAGCCACAGGCGAAAAAGGGGTATTTGAAGAAATTCGACAAAAGCGGCATAAAAATACGGTCGTCATTCCAGGAGAGGTCGCCTATATTATCGCCGAACTTGTCGAAGAAAAAGAAACGTTAATTACGACACTAAAAAGTGAAACCGCACGGCGTGATTTAATTTTTAACTCGACGCATGATGGCATGATTGTCGTCGATGAATTTGCGTATATTACTCATATGAACGACAGCGCGGCGTCGATGATTGAAGTGGACAAGCAAGAGGCGATTGGTAAGCACATTTTGCAAATTATTCCGACAAGCGGACTGCCGCGCGTATTAAAAACAAGACAAATGGAATTGCATCAAGAACTAGCACTAGAAAACGGGCGTAAAATTATTACGACGCGCATCCCGATGACCGATGAAGCAGGGAGGTTGCTCGGTGCTTTAGCTGTTTTTAAAGATGTAACGGAAGTGATGCAGCTTGCGGAAGAGCTAACGAATTTAAAAGAAATTCGCATGATGCTTGAGGCAATTATTCATTCATCGGAAGAAGCGATTTCGGTTGTGGATGAGTATGGCAACGGCATTTTAATCAACCCTGCGTACACGCGTATTACCGGTTTGTCAGAAGAAGAAGTGATTGGAAAACCGGCAACGGCCGATATTGCCGAAGGGGAAAGTATGCATATGCAAGTATTAAAAACGCGCAAACCTGTCCGGGGGGTGCGCATGAAAGTCGGACCGAAAAATCGTGATGTCATTGTTAATGTCGCCCCAATTATTGTAGACGGCACGCTAAAGGGGAGCGTCGGCATTATCCATGATGTCTCTGAAATTCAGCGCTTAACGAACGAATTAAATCGCGCGCGACAAATTATTCGCACGCTCGAAGCGAAATATTCGTTTGCCGATATAATCGGGACATCGGAAGAAATGATGGTCGCTATCGAACAAGCGAAGCTAGCAGCGAAAACGCCAGCAACAATTTTATTGCGTGGGGAATCAGGGACGGGAAAAGAATTATTTGCCCATGCGATTCATAACGCGAGCGATCGCAAATACAACAAATTTATTCGCGTCAATTGTGCTGCTATTTCTGAATCGTTGTTAGAAAGCGAATTGTTCGGGTACGAAGAAGGGGCGTTTTCCGGCGCCAAGCGGGGAGGGAAAAGAGGATTATTTGAAGAAGCAAACAACGGTAGCATTTTTCTTGACGAAATCGGCGAATTGTCTGCCAATACACAGGCGAAATTGTTGCGTGTTTTGCAAGAACGGGAAATCGTTCGCGTCGGTGGCACAAAGCCGATTCCCATTAACGTGCGCGTCATCGCGGCAACGAACGTTCATTTAGAAAAAGCGATTGCCGCCGGAACATTTCGGGAAGATTTATATTATCGGCTCAATCGAATGCCGATTCATATCCCGCCATTACGAGCGCGTAAACAAGACATCCCGGCACTATGCCAACATTTAATTCATAAACTAAATCAAGATTACGGAAGAAACGTCGAAGGGGTAACTGAAGAAGCGCTCGACTACCTTTCTTCTTATGACTGGCCAGGCAATGTGCGTGAGTTAGAAAATGTCTTAGGCCGGGCGATGATTTTTATGAAATTTAATGAAACATGGATCGACATTCACCATATTCCTCCGCTGCAAATATTGCCCGATCGAAAGGACGAGGTGATAATGAGCGAGGACTTGCGTCCACTTGACGAAATGCTCGAACAATATGAGGCGCAAATTATTGAAGCTGCACTCCGCGCCTGCCATGGCAACAAAACAGCAACCGCGAAACGATTAAACATTTCGATTCGCAACCTTTATTACAAGTTAGAAAAGTATGGGCTTGCAAAAACATACATGCAATAG
- a CDS encoding DUF2627 domain-containing protein has product MQRLIALMILLIPGFIAALGIKWMRDTLFGILHPPVPLLWLQFLLGFLLFALGLGFIGGFIFHRDRKRNKVQPRFQKK; this is encoded by the coding sequence ATGCAACGATTAATCGCACTGATGATTTTGCTTATTCCTGGGTTTATTGCTGCATTAGGGATTAAGTGGATGCGTGATACGTTATTTGGAATTTTGCATCCACCAGTTCCGTTGCTTTGGTTGCAATTTTTGCTTGGATTTCTTTTGTTTGCACTTGGGCTAGGGTTTATTGGTGGGTTTATTTTTCATCGCGACCGAAAACGAAATAAAGTGCAACCGCGCTTTCAAAAAAAATGA
- a CDS encoding glycerophosphodiester phosphodiesterase, which produces MTKIFAHRGAAGTHPENTMVAFYEAERVGADGIELDVQMTKDGALVVIHDETVDRTTDGTGWVKDFTYRDLQSLHAGYKFTEQYPTCRIPLLEEVLAWISGTSLLLNIELKNGLITYDRLEEKVIDLVKHYRLEPRIIFSSFNHNSMARCRQLAPMIETALLYMERLYQPWQYVRVLGASGLHPYYRTVSESFVRNAHFHHVHVRPFTINSEEAMKTMFRYEVDAIFTDYPEKATQIKKA; this is translated from the coding sequence ATGACAAAAATTTTTGCGCATCGCGGTGCAGCCGGCACGCATCCGGAAAACACGATGGTTGCCTTTTATGAAGCAGAACGCGTCGGGGCAGATGGGATTGAACTAGACGTGCAAATGACAAAAGACGGTGCGCTTGTCGTCATCCATGACGAAACTGTTGACCGAACGACCGATGGTACAGGATGGGTCAAAGATTTTACGTATCGTGACTTACAATCGTTGCATGCGGGCTATAAATTTACTGAGCAATATCCAACGTGCCGCATTCCGCTTTTAGAAGAAGTACTGGCATGGATTTCTGGCACTTCATTATTATTGAACATCGAATTGAAAAATGGGCTCATTACCTATGACCGGCTCGAAGAAAAAGTAATTGACCTAGTGAAACATTATCGACTGGAACCACGCATCATTTTTTCTTCTTTCAACCATAATAGCATGGCTCGTTGTCGCCAGCTTGCCCCAATGATTGAAACAGCGCTTTTGTATATGGAACGGCTTTACCAGCCATGGCAATATGTGCGCGTGCTAGGAGCGAGCGGATTGCATCCGTACTACCGCACCGTATCAGAATCGTTCGTCCGTAACGCCCATTTTCATCATGTCCACGTACGACCGTTTACGATTAATAGCGAAGAAGCGATGAAAACGATGTTTCGCTACGAAGTGGACGCAATTTTTACCGATTATCCTGAAAAAGCAACGCAAATAAAAAAAGCCTGA
- a CDS encoding YycC family protein produces MRPHQISLETAQKLAKALGIPLEQVMHMPQHILIQKLMELEKEKKDER; encoded by the coding sequence ATGCGCCCGCATCAAATTTCGTTGGAAACAGCGCAAAAGCTGGCAAAAGCGCTCGGGATTCCGCTTGAACAAGTGATGCACATGCCGCAACATATTTTAATCCAAAAATTGATGGAACTAGAAAAAGAGAAAAAAGACGAAAGGTAG
- the spo0A gene encoding sporulation transcription factor Spo0A, translating into MKIKVCIADDNRELVNLLEEYISNQPDMEVIGVAYNGQDCLYMLEEKQPDILLLDIIMPHLDGLAVLEKIRMKREKQPHVIMLTAFGQEDVTKKAVDLGASYFILKPFDMENLVHHIRQVAGKAAPVVKKAPVTYQVRDNKPKNLDASITSIIHEIGVPAHIKGYLYLREAISMVYNDIELLGSITKVLYPDIAKKYNTTASRVERAIRHAIEVAWSRGNLESISSLFGYTVSISKAKPTNSEFIAMVADKLRLEHKAS; encoded by the coding sequence GTGAAGATTAAGGTGTGCATTGCGGACGATAACCGCGAATTAGTCAATTTGTTAGAGGAATATATTTCTAATCAACCGGATATGGAAGTAATCGGGGTAGCATATAATGGTCAAGACTGTTTATATATGCTCGAAGAAAAGCAGCCAGATATTTTGTTATTAGATATTATTATGCCGCATTTAGACGGCTTAGCGGTATTGGAAAAAATACGGATGAAGCGGGAAAAACAGCCACACGTCATTATGCTCACAGCATTTGGGCAAGAAGATGTAACGAAAAAAGCAGTCGATTTGGGCGCGTCTTATTTTATTTTAAAGCCATTTGACATGGAAAACCTAGTCCACCACATTCGTCAAGTGGCAGGAAAAGCGGCACCGGTCGTGAAAAAAGCGCCTGTTACATATCAAGTGCGCGACAATAAACCGAAAAATTTAGACGCAAGCATTACGAGCATCATTCATGAAATCGGCGTGCCTGCGCACATTAAAGGCTATTTATATTTGCGTGAAGCAATTTCAATGGTATATAACGACATTGAGCTGCTCGGATCGATTACGAAAGTATTATATCCAGATATCGCGAAAAAATATAACACGACCGCTAGCCGTGTTGAACGGGCGATTCGCCATGCCATTGAAGTCGCATGGAGTCGCGGCAACTTAGAATCCATTTCGTCGCTATTCGGCTACACCGTCAGCATCTCCAAAGCGAAACCGACGAACAGTGAGTTTATCGCGATGGTCGCTGATAAACTGCGGCTGGAGCATAAAGCAAGTTAA
- the spoIVB gene encoding SpoIVB peptidase: MITETLRKMVGVFLLVSFVVLSMSTPVKDYLHIPKQLVMFEGENVSFASALPVHAEMKDAFRSIDVTQTENSLSFEAKQRDEGQLILNMGGVPIKQVDIKVLPNLKVIPGGQSIGVKLNTVGVLVVGYHLVETEDGKKSPGELAGVQVGDIITSVNGKRIEKMSDLSPFIEEAGKTGKPLELKLLRDQRSIAAKLTPLKDKQDDAYRIGLYIRDSAAGIGTMTFFDPVSKKYGALGHVISDMDTRKPIVVQDGQIMKSTVTSIERGSSGSPGEKLARFSDDKEVIGNITNNSPFGIFGTLSKPMKNGLFDEPMPIALSTQVKEGPAKMLTVIENDKVEAFDIEIVQSIPQKFPATKGLVIRVTDPRLLKKTGGIVQGMSGSPIIQDGKLIGAVTHVFVNDPTSGYGVHIEWMLHEAGIDLYKQTQKAS; encoded by the coding sequence TTGATTACAGAAACGTTGAGAAAAATGGTTGGGGTCTTTCTCCTTGTTTCATTTGTTGTGCTTAGTATGTCAACACCAGTGAAAGACTATTTACACATTCCAAAGCAACTTGTTATGTTTGAGGGGGAGAACGTAAGCTTCGCTTCTGCCTTACCAGTTCATGCAGAGATGAAAGATGCTTTTCGTTCGATTGATGTGACACAAACAGAAAATTCGCTTTCCTTTGAAGCGAAGCAGCGTGATGAAGGACAACTGATTTTAAATATGGGAGGAGTGCCGATTAAACAAGTCGATATTAAAGTGCTCCCGAACTTAAAAGTCATTCCAGGTGGACAATCCATCGGAGTGAAATTGAATACAGTAGGAGTTCTTGTCGTTGGCTACCATCTAGTGGAAACAGAAGATGGAAAAAAATCGCCGGGCGAACTTGCGGGCGTTCAAGTAGGGGATATTATTACAAGCGTCAATGGCAAACGAATCGAAAAGATGAGTGATCTCTCGCCGTTTATTGAGGAAGCTGGGAAAACAGGAAAGCCGCTAGAGCTCAAGCTTCTTCGCGATCAACGATCAATTGCGGCAAAGTTGACTCCATTAAAAGATAAACAAGATGATGCTTACCGCATCGGATTATATATTCGCGATTCCGCGGCTGGGATTGGAACGATGACGTTTTTTGATCCAGTTTCGAAAAAATACGGAGCGCTTGGCCATGTGATTTCGGATATGGATACACGAAAACCAATTGTGGTGCAAGACGGTCAAATTATGAAATCAACCGTAACCTCCATTGAAAGAGGAAGTAGCGGAAGTCCAGGTGAAAAATTGGCGAGATTTTCTGACGATAAAGAAGTAATCGGTAATATTACGAACAATAGCCCGTTTGGCATTTTCGGTACGTTATCGAAACCAATGAAAAACGGATTATTTGACGAACCAATGCCAATTGCCTTATCAACCCAAGTAAAAGAAGGACCAGCAAAAATGCTGACGGTTATCGAAAATGATAAAGTTGAGGCGTTTGACATTGAAATTGTTCAATCAATTCCGCAAAAATTCCCGGCCACCAAAGGACTAGTCATTCGTGTTACAGACCCTCGTTTATTGAAAAAAACAGGAGGGATCGTGCAAGGGATGAGCGGCAGCCCAATTATCCAAGACGGAAAACTTATCGGTGCTGTTACCCACGTTTTTGTGAACGACCCGACGTCAGGGTATGGGGTGCACATTGAATGGATGTTGCATGAAGCAGGCATCGATTTATATAAACAAACGCAAAAAGCGAGCTGA
- the recN gene encoding DNA repair protein RecN, with protein sequence MLAELSIKNFAIIESLSISFEKGLTVLTGETGAGKSIIIDAIHLLIGGRGSAEFVRYGEERAEIEGLFLLSDDTHPCYEKCAEVGIDISEGMVVLRREISTSGKSVCRVNGKLVTMAVLRDIGSTLVDIHGQHEHQELMDPNKHLPLLDEYGGKEISAALEEYRAVYEKYEQLKKQLHKLSENEQQIAHRLDLLTFQLDEIQKANLQLNEDEQLMEEKVKIVNFQKIYDALKNGYDALYGEQRALDWVGLAMSHLDDVAHIDPVLKEAYETIANSYYLLEETAYKLRDELEQLEYDPSRLDVIEGRLNEISHLKRKYGQTVAEILQYAEKITEEIDSIQNRDTRIHQLQKELQSVTEDLVVEAKNVTNVRMKHAKTLIQHIHQELKDLYMEKTTFDMVFTKREGTLDAPIIDGVPVKFQADGVDVAEFYISTNVGEPLKPLAKIASGGELSRIMLALKSIFSKHQGVTSIIFDEVDTGVSGRVAQAIAEKIYRVSVGSQVLCISHLPQVAAMADTHLFIAKETDGTRTKTSVKVLTKEEKIKEIGRMISGVEITELTKEHAKELLELAAKIKG encoded by the coding sequence ATGCTTGCGGAATTGTCCATTAAAAATTTTGCGATTATTGAGTCGTTATCGATTTCGTTTGAAAAAGGACTCACCGTGTTAACGGGGGAAACAGGTGCGGGAAAATCGATTATTATTGACGCGATTCATTTATTGATTGGTGGACGAGGTTCGGCCGAGTTTGTCCGTTATGGCGAAGAGCGGGCAGAAATTGAAGGGCTATTTTTATTAAGCGACGACACGCACCCGTGCTACGAAAAATGCGCGGAGGTAGGGATTGATATTAGCGAAGGGATGGTCGTATTGCGCCGGGAGATTTCGACGAGCGGAAAAAGCGTTTGCCGAGTAAATGGAAAACTCGTGACGATGGCTGTCTTACGCGACATCGGCTCAACACTTGTCGATATTCACGGACAGCATGAACACCAAGAACTGATGGATCCGAATAAACATTTGCCCCTACTAGACGAATACGGCGGAAAAGAAATTAGCGCCGCTTTAGAAGAATATCGCGCTGTCTACGAAAAATATGAACAGCTGAAAAAACAGCTGCACAAACTAAGCGAAAATGAACAACAAATTGCTCATCGGCTCGACTTATTAACGTTCCAGCTCGACGAAATTCAAAAAGCAAATTTGCAGCTGAACGAAGACGAACAACTGATGGAAGAGAAAGTAAAAATTGTGAACTTTCAAAAAATTTACGATGCACTAAAAAACGGATACGATGCATTGTACGGCGAACAGCGCGCGCTCGATTGGGTTGGACTAGCGATGAGTCACTTAGACGATGTTGCCCATATTGATCCAGTGTTAAAAGAAGCGTATGAAACGATTGCTAATAGCTATTATTTGCTAGAGGAGACGGCATATAAGCTGCGTGACGAGCTAGAACAGCTAGAATACGACCCGAGCCGACTGGATGTAATCGAAGGAAGATTGAACGAAATTAGCCACTTAAAGCGAAAATACGGACAGACAGTTGCTGAAATTTTACAATATGCCGAAAAAATTACCGAAGAAATCGATTCGATTCAAAACCGCGACACCCGAATTCATCAGCTACAAAAAGAGCTGCAATCGGTGACAGAAGATTTAGTCGTCGAAGCGAAAAACGTCACAAACGTGCGCATGAAGCATGCGAAAACGCTCATTCAGCATATTCACCAAGAACTAAAAGATTTATACATGGAAAAAACGACGTTTGATATGGTATTTACGAAGCGCGAAGGAACGCTGGATGCGCCAATTATTGACGGAGTGCCAGTAAAATTTCAAGCGGATGGCGTCGATGTCGCGGAATTTTACATTTCAACAAACGTCGGTGAACCGCTAAAACCGCTCGCGAAAATTGCTTCTGGCGGAGAATTGTCGCGCATTATGCTCGCATTAAAAAGCATTTTTTCTAAGCACCAAGGCGTGACGTCGATTATTTTCGATGAAGTCGATACCGGTGTAAGTGGTCGTGTGGCCCAAGCCATTGCCGAAAAAATTTACCGCGTTTCTGTCGGTTCGCAAGTGTTGTGCATTTCCCATTTGCCGCAAGTAGCAGCGATGGCAGATACACACTTATTCATCGCGAAAGAAACGGACGGAACCCGGACGAAAACGTCGGTAAAAGTGTTGACAAAAGAAGAAAAAATTAAAGAAATTGGCCGGATGATTTCCGGTGTCGAAATTACGGAGTTAACGAAAGAGCATGCAAAAGAGCTGTTGGAATTAGCAGCCAAAATAAAAGGATGA
- the ahrC gene encoding transcriptional regulator AhrC/ArgR — MNKGQRHIKIREIITNHEIETQDELVDMLKQAGFNVTQATVSRDIKELQLVKVPMMNGRYKYSLPADQRFNPLQKLKRALMDAFVKIDGAGHLLVMKTLPGNAHAIGALLDNLDWHEIVGTICGDDTCLIICRTPDDTEVISQRLLDML, encoded by the coding sequence TTGAATAAAGGGCAACGCCATATTAAAATTCGGGAAATTATTACAAACCATGAAATTGAAACGCAAGATGAACTTGTCGATATGCTAAAGCAGGCGGGATTTAACGTGACGCAAGCAACAGTATCACGTGATATTAAAGAATTGCAATTAGTAAAAGTTCCGATGATGAACGGGCGCTATAAATATAGCCTCCCAGCCGACCAACGGTTTAATCCGCTGCAAAAACTAAAGCGGGCGTTAATGGATGCGTTTGTCAAAATTGACGGTGCTGGACATTTGCTTGTCATGAAAACATTGCCTGGTAATGCCCACGCGATTGGTGCGCTTTTAGACAATTTAGATTGGCATGAAATCGTTGGTACAATTTGTGGTGACGATACGTGTCTCATCATTTGCCGGACGCCCGATGATACCGAAGTCATTTCGCAGCGGCTGTTAGATATGCTGTAG